A single genomic interval of Corylus avellana chromosome ca10, CavTom2PMs-1.0 harbors:
- the LOC132162996 gene encoding uncharacterized protein LOC132162996, whose translation MKLSILSWNVRGLNKRDKRLRVSNLLRDWNADVVCLQETKIQCMSRNIVRSLWGRNHVDWCCLDSCGASGGILIMWDTRVVEKVDVCVGTYSLAVSFKNVVDLSAWAYAEVYGPNLDRDRRFIWDELAGVLSWWNLPWCIGGDFNVTRFPSERSGGARLDSAMMGFSDFISEQGLMDLPLAGGAFTWSVSQDPPLWSRIDQFLISPDLEAW comes from the exons ATGAAGCTAAGCATcctttcttggaatgtgagggggCTAAATAAGAGGGATAAACGCTTGAGGGTGAGTAATTTGCTCAGAGATTGGAATGCAGATGTTGTTTGCCTTCAAGAAACCAAGATTCAGTGTATGTCTCGAAATATTGTTCGTAGTTTATGGGGGCGaaatcatgtggattggtgttgtttggattCTTGTGGGGCCTCGGGTGGTATTTTGATCATGTGGGATACTAGGGTGGTGGAGAAAGTCGATGTTTGTGTAGGGACTTATTCCTTGGCCGTGTCTTTCAAGAATGTGGTCGATCTCTCGGCTTGGGCATATGCAGAGGTGTACGGTCCTAACCTTGATAGGGATAGAAGGTTTATTTGGGATGAGTTGGCTGGCGTTCTTAGTTGGTGGAATTTGCCGTGGTGTATTGGCGGAGATTTCAATGTGACTCGATTCCCTAGTGAAAGATCAGGTGGAGCTCGTCTAGATTCTGCTATGATGGgtttctctgattttatttCTGAACAAGGGCTCATGGACCTTCCTCTTGCCGGGGGTGCTTTTACTTGGTCGGTTTCTCAAGATCCTCCTTTGTGGTCTAGGATTGATCAGTTTCTTATTTCCCCAGATTTGGAAGCTTG GTGA
- the LOC132163375 gene encoding 4-hydroxy-3-methylbut-2-en-1-yl diphosphate synthase (ferredoxin), chloroplastic codes for MATGAVPASFTGLKSRDHPSLGFTRSMGFVRISDMRRVKAGRRKVSVIRNSNPGTDIAELQPASEGSPLLVPRQKYCESLYKTVRRNTRTVMVGNVALGSEHPIRIQTMTTTDTKDVAATVEQVMRIADKGADIVRITVQGKKEADACFEIKNTLVQKNYNIPLVADIHFAPSVALRVAECFDKIRVNPGNFADRRAQFEKLEYTEEDYQKELEHIEQVFTPLVEKCKKYGRAMRIGTNHGSLSDRIMSYYGDSPRGMVESAFEFARICRKLDFHNLIFSMKASNPVVMVQAYRLLVAEMYVHGWDYPLHLGVTEAGEGEDGRMKSAIGIGTLLQDGLGDTIRVSLTEPPEEEIDPCRRLAYLGMRAAELQQGVAPFEEKNRHYFDFQRRSGQLPMQKEGEEVDYRGVLHRDGSVLMSVSLDQLKMPELLYKSLATKLVVGMPFKDLATVDSILLRELPAVDDDDARLTLKRLIDISMGVIAPLSEQLTKPLPNAMVLVNLKELSTGAYKLLQEGTRLVVSVRGDEPYEELEILKDIDATMLLHELPLTEDKISRVHAARRLFEYQAENSLNLPVIHHIQFPNGIHRDDLVISAGTYAGALLVDGLGDGVLLEAPDKDFDFLRNTSFNLLQGCRMRNTKTEYVSCPSCGRTLFDLQEISAEIREKTSHLPGVSIAIMGCIVNGPGEMADADFGYVGGTPGKIDLYVGKTVVKRGIAMEHATDALIQLIKDHGRWVDPPAEE; via the exons ATGGCTACCGGGGCTGTACCGGCTTCGTTTACGGGTCTGAAGAGCAGGGACCACCCAAGCTTGGGGTTCACGAGAAGTATGGGTTTTGTGAGAATTTCTGATATGAGAAGGGTTAAGGCTGGTAGAAGAAAGGTCTCGGTGATACGGAATTCAAATCCCGGCACAGATATTGCTGAACTTCAGCCTGCATCGGAGGGGAGCCCTCTATTAG TTCCTAGGCAAAAATATTGTGAATCATTATACAAAACTGTCAGGAGGAATACACGGACTGTGATGGTTGGAAATGTGGCTCTTGGTAGCGAGCATCCCATAAGGATTCAAACAATGACCACAACTGACACTAAGGATGTTGCTGCAACAGTTGAACAG GTAATGAGAATTGCAGACAAAGGAGCAGATATTGTTCGAATAACTGTCCAAGGGAAGAAAGAAGCAGATGCATGTTTTGAAATCAAGAACACTCTTGTGCAGAAAAA TTACAACATACCTCTGGTGGCAGATATTCATTTTGCTCCCTCTGTTGCACTGCGTGTTGCAGAATGCTTTGACAAGATTCGTGTCAACCCCGGAAATTTTG CTGATAGGCGGGCTCAGTTTGAGAAGCTAGAGTACACAGAAGAGGACTATCAAAAAGAACTAGAGCATATTGAGCAG GTTTTTACTCCATTGGTTGAAAAATGTAAGAAGTATGGAAGAGCAATGCGTATTGGGACCAACCATGGAAGTCTTTCAGATCGTATAATGAGCTACTACGGGGATTCTCCAAGGGGAATG GTTGAATCTGCATTTGAGTTTGCAAGGATATGCCGGAAGTTGGACTTCcataatttaattttctcaatGAAAGCAAGCAACCCAGTTGTCATGGTCCAGGCATACCGTCTGCTTGTAGCTGAAATGTATGTTCACGGATGGGATTATCCATTACACTTGGGAGTCACTGAAGCTGGAGAAGGTGAGGATGGTCGGATGAAATCTGCAATTGGCATTGGGACCCTTCTTCAG GATGGTCTAGGTGATACAATCAGAGTTTCTCTTACAGAACCTCCAGAGGAGGAGATAGATCCCTGCAGAAGATTGGCCTATCTTGGTATGAGAGCAGCTGAACTTCAGCAAGGGGTG GCACCATTTGAAGAAAAGAACAgacattattttgattttcagCGCCGATCTGGTCAATTGCCAATGCAAAAAGAG GGTGAGGAGGTGGATTATAGAGGCGTCCTGCACCGTGATGGTTCTGTTCTTATGTCAGTTTCCCTGGATCAGTTGAAG ATGCCAGAGCTCCTTTACAAGTCACTTGCAACAAAACTTGTTGTTGGCATGCCATTTAAG GATCTGGCTACAGTGGACTCAATCTTATTGAGAGAACTTCCAGCagtagatgatgatgatgct CGGCTAACTCTCAAAAGGTTGATAGATATAAGCATGGGGGTTATAGCTCCATTGTCAGAGCAGCTAACAAAGCCATTGCCCAATGCCATGGTTTTGGTAAACCTGAAGGAGTTATCAACCGGTGCTTACAAGCTTTTGCAAGAAG GCACACGTTTGGTTGTGTCTGTACGTGGTGATGAGCCCTATGAAGAGCTGGAAATCCTCAAAGACATTGATGCTACAATGCTTCTTCATGAACTACCCTTGACTGAAGATAAAATCAGCAGAGTGCATGCAGCAAGGAG GCTATTTGAGTACCAAGCAGAGAATTCTCTGAACTTACCTGTAATTCACCATATTCAGTTTCCAAATGGGATTCACAG GGATGACTTAGTCATTAGTGCTGGTACCTATGCTGGAGCCCTTCTTGTTGATGGACTTGGAGATGGTGTCCTATTAGAAGCCCCAGATAAGGATTTTGATTTCCTCCGGAATACATCTTTCAATTTGCTACAAGGTTGCAGAATGCGGAATACAAAGACG GAGTACGTCTCATGCCCATCCTGTGGCAGAACCTTGTTTGACCTTCAAGAAATAAGTGCAGAAATACGAGAAAAGACATCACACTTGCCTGGTGTTTCA ATTGCAATCATGGGTTGCATTGTAAATGGACCGGGGGAGATGGCTGATGCAGATTTTGGATATGTTGGTGGTACTCCTGGAAAGATTGACCTTTATGTTGGGAAG ACGGTGGTGAAGCGTGGAATTGCAATGGAGCATGCAACTGATGCCCTGATCCAGCTTATAAAAGATCATGGCCGCTGGGTTGACCCTCCTGCAGAAGAGTAA